CGCCTCGACGGCGGCGACCTCGAAGGGCTTACCGGAGACGTGGGCCAGCACCTCGCGGGCGGCGGCCTCGTCGGGAAGGGCCGGTTTCTTCTCCTCCCCCTTGCCCTTCCAGGGGACCGGCTCGCCGCGCCAGGAGACGAGCTTCGCCGGGAAGCGGGGCCGGTCCGGCGGTTCGACCTCGGCCTCGACCGTCCAGTACTCGACCGGGACGAAGCGCTCGATCTCCGCCTCGCGCTCGGCGATCATCCGGAGGGCCACCGTCTGGACCCTTCCCGCCGAAAGCCCCCGCCGGACCTTCTCCCACAGCAAGGGGGAGACGCGGTAGCCGACGATCCTGTCCAGGATCCGCCGCGCCTGTTGGGCGTCCACCTTGTCCATGTCGATGTCGCGGGGGTTGTCGAGGGCGGCGCGGACGGCGCGGCGGGTGATCTCGTTGAAGAGGATGCGGCGGATGGGGGCGTCGACCTTCCGCGACAGGATCTCCTTGAGATGCCAGCAGATGGCTTCCCCTTCGCGGTCCGGGTCGGCCGCCAGCAGGATCTCCCGCGCCCCCTTCGCCGCCGCGATCAGCTCCTCCACCGTCTTCTTCTTCTCCGGGAGGAGCACGTAGTGCGCCCGGAAGCCGTGGTCTTCGTCCACCCCGATCCAGTCGGGGTCTCCCTTCTTCTTCGGGTTCTTGGGAAGGTCGCGGACGTGTCCCATCGAGGCCTTCACGCGGAAGTCCTTCCCCAGGAACTTGTTGATAGTTCGAGCCTTGGCTGGGGACTCGACGATGACGAGACTCTTGGCCACCGGACGCTCCTTCGGCGGGGCGGCGCGCGGACGCGGCGACCCGTCGGCGCCGGTAGCAATAACGCCCGCCCCTGGGGGTGTCAAATCGGCCGACCTTCCGGGGCCGGGGCCCCGGCGCCGGCCCGGCGCCGGTAGCGGCCCCCCGGAAGGGCCTCCACCAGCCCCCCGATTTCGAGGTCGAACAGCTCGGCGAGGACCTCCTCGGTCCCCCTTCCCGCGCGCTCCACCAGCTCGTCGATCGAGACCGGATCGTGGCGGGGGAACAGCTCCAACAGGTGCGACCTTCCGGTCTCCGCCGCCCCCGTCCCGGCACTCCCGAGGCTCGGGCCGGGGGCCGCCGGCCGGAGGGCGGGGGGCAGGCACTCGATCACGTCCTCCGGTCCGATCGCCGGGGCGGCCCCCTCTCGGAGCAGGCCGTTCGGGCCCTCCGACCCCGGGTCGCCCACGCGCCCGGGCACCGCCAGCACGTCACGCCCTTCCGCCAGCGCCCATCCGGCCGTGATCAGCGAGCCCGAGCGGGCCCGGGCCTCCACCACCACCACCGCCAGCGACAGCCCCGCGATGATCCGGTTGCGGCGGGGGAAGTGTCCCGGCAGGGGGGGTGCGCCGGGCGGGAACTCGCTGAGGAGCAGGCCCCGGCGCACGATGTCGCCGGCCAGGCGGCGGTGCTCGCGCGGGTAGACCCTGTCGATCCCCGTTCCCAGGACCGCGATCGTGACCCCGCCGGAGTCGAGAGCGGCCCGGTGGGCCGCCCCGTCGATCCCGCGGGCGAGGCCGCTGACCACGGCCACGCCCCTGGCGGCCAGCCCGGCGGCCAGGTGGTGCGCCATCGACAGCCCGTAGCCGCTGGCCTTTCGGCTGCCGACGATCGCCACGGCGACCGGCCGCAGGGCGTCGAGATCTCCCAGCGCGGCGATGACGGGCGGGGGCACCGCGAGGGCGGCGACGGGCCACGGGTACCGGGGATCGCCGGGATGGAGCAGCTCCGCCCCGAGGCGGGCGAGGACTTCCTCTTCGCGCTCGAGCGACCGGTCGAGTTCGGGATCGGAGAGCCTCGCGGCGATCCGCGCCGGCACGCCGAGCGCGCGGAGCCGCTCCCGCGCGGGACGCGCCAGCCTCGCCGCTCCGCCGGCCCGGCGCACCACCGCCGCCGCGTGCCGGGCCGGCAGGCCCGGGCACCTCGCGACGCGGAGCCAGCCGCGTGCTTCGTCGCTGAGCATCCGCCGAGCTCCGATCCGGCGCGTGGGACCGGCCGGAAGCGTGACACCGGACGGAGCGATCCGGGCTGCCGCCGTCCCCGGCTCCTCCCGGACGGGGGAGGACGCCGTCAGAGCCGGCGGTAGGCGAAGCGGTGGATGCGGCGGCCTTCCCGGAGGTACTTGATCTCGAAGTTCGTCACGCCCGGCGCGATGTAGTCGTCCATGCCCGGAAGCGCCCACAGGGCGGCCTCCGTGTCCGCCTCGCCGAAGCGGTCATCGGCTGCGAGCCGTTCGCGGATCACCCCGGCGTACTCCTCGTGGTCGGTGACGATCCGGAGGAGCGCCCCCTCCTTCATCACCCGGGCGAGCCGGTCGAGCACGTCGGGCCGGATCAGCCGGCGTTTGTGGTGGCGCTTTTTCGGCCACGGGTCGGGGAAGTAGACGTGGACGGCCGAGATCGACTCGTCCGCGAGCCCCCGATCCAGAAGCTGCGTGGCCTCGGCGTGGACCAGCCGCACGTTGGTGAGAGCGCGCTTTCCGAGCCGGTCGATCGACTTTTCGAGATAACGCCGCGCGTACTCCACGCCGATGAAGTTCCGGTCGGGGAACGCGGTCGCCGCCAGGAGCAGGAAGCGCCCCTTCCCCACACCGATCTCCAGCTCGACCGGGTGGTCGTTGCCGAAGATGGCGGCGAGGTCGTAGGGGCCCTCTCCCTCCGCCGGGAGGGGGAGCCGGATCAGCTCGTCGGTCCGTCGCGACGCGACGGGAAGGTCTGGAAGCGTCATGTCGGTCCCAGGGGGCGGGTCCGGAACTCCGGCACCCCGACGATGATAGCTGCCGGGGGGTCCCTCATCCCGTCGGAGGTGCTTCCCCGATGGTGCGAAACGACGCGCAACTCGGTGTACGACGGACACTTCGCCCCGATCCCCGGTCGTCGATCCGCTCGAGACCGGAACCTCCCTCCATCCAGCGAGTTCGGCGGCCCGACGCACCATCGGGGAAGCACCTCCGACGGGATGAGGGACGCCCCCGGCAGCTATCATCGTCGGGGCGCCGGAGTTCCGGACCCGCCC
This genomic interval from Acidobacteriota bacterium contains the following:
- the dprA gene encoding DNA-protecting protein DprA translates to MLSDEARGWLRVARCPGLPARHAAAVVRRAGGAARLARPARERLRALGVPARIAARLSDPELDRSLEREEEVLARLGAELLHPGDPRYPWPVAALAVPPPVIAALGDLDALRPVAVAIVGSRKASGYGLSMAHHLAAGLAARGVAVVSGLARGIDGAAHRAALDSGGVTIAVLGTGIDRVYPREHRRLAGDIVRRGLLLSEFPPGAPPLPGHFPRRNRIIAGLSLAVVVVEARARSGSLITAGWALAEGRDVLAVPGRVGDPGSEGPNGLLREGAAPAIGPEDVIECLPPALRPAAPGPSLGSAGTGAAETGRSHLLELFPRHDPVSIDELVERAGRGTEEVLAELFDLEIGGLVEALPGGRYRRRAGAGAPAPEGRPI
- the trmB gene encoding tRNA (guanosine(46)-N7)-methyltransferase TrmB, producing MIAAGGVPHPVGGASPMVRRAAELAGWREVPVSSGSTTGDRGEVSVVHRVARRFAPSGKHLRRDEGPPGSYHRRGAGVPDPPPGTDMTLPDLPVASRRTDELIRLPLPAEGEGPYDLAAIFGNDHPVELEIGVGKGRFLLLAATAFPDRNFIGVEYARRYLEKSIDRLGKRALTNVRLVHAEATQLLDRGLADESISAVHVYFPDPWPKKRHHKRRLIRPDVLDRLARVMKEGALLRIVTDHEEYAGVIRERLAADDRFGEADTEAALWALPGMDDYIAPGVTNFEIKYLREGRRIHRFAYRRL